One region of Gammaproteobacteria bacterium genomic DNA includes:
- a CDS encoding BolA/IbaG family iron-sulfur metabolism protein, which produces MHASEVKQLIVGAIPDAEVSVEGEGCNFSVTVISPVFEGLSSLKKQQAVLAPLSAKITSGELHAVTINAYAPTQGDL; this is translated from the coding sequence ATGCATGCCAGTGAAGTAAAACAACTTATTGTGGGCGCCATTCCAGATGCCGAGGTCAGTGTCGAAGGTGAAGGTTGTAATTTTAGTGTCACGGTCATCAGTCCTGTATTCGAGGGCTTGAGTTCGTTGAAAAAACAACAAGCCGTGTTGGCGCCGTTAAGCGCCAAGATTACCAGTGGTGAGTTGCATGCAGTGACGATTAACGCCTACGCGCCTACCCAAGGCGATTTATGA
- a CDS encoding SDR family oxidoreductase translates to MPSILITGSNRGLGLEWCRQYAAEEWRVFATCRHPELAEELCALASNHPNVSIHRLDVTHADEIRALANSLCDEPIDLLINNAGIYLEKYIDDHFSSLDYDDWLATFNVNTLGAMRVSEAFLNHIARSDWKLVVAITSHMGSIAEIDAPGSYAYRSSKAALNAAMHGVARELNRNGIGVLLLHPGWVNTRMGGPGAQISTIESVRGMRRMIEGYIPAMSGQFYRFDGSVIPW, encoded by the coding sequence ATGCCCAGTATCCTCATCACCGGCAGTAATCGCGGACTCGGCCTAGAATGGTGCCGACAATACGCCGCCGAGGAATGGCGAGTCTTTGCCACCTGCCGCCACCCCGAGCTGGCTGAGGAATTGTGCGCTCTCGCCAGCAACCATCCGAATGTCTCAATTCACCGCCTTGATGTAACTCACGCTGACGAAATTAGAGCGCTGGCCAATAGCCTCTGTGACGAACCCATTGATCTTCTGATCAACAACGCCGGTATCTATCTCGAAAAATATATAGACGATCATTTTAGTTCGCTCGATTATGACGATTGGCTGGCGACCTTTAACGTCAACACCCTTGGCGCCATGCGCGTCAGCGAGGCCTTCCTGAATCACATTGCACGTAGCGACTGGAAGCTGGTGGTAGCGATCACCAGCCATATGGGCAGCATTGCTGAAATTGACGCACCGGGTAGTTATGCCTATCGTTCGAGCAAAGCGGCGCTCAATGCCGCGATGCATGGCGTGGCACGAGAACTAAATCGAAACGGCATCGGCGTGCTGTTGTTGCATCCGGGCTGGGTCAATACTCGCATGGGAGGGCCGGGGGCACAGATATCCACGATCGAAAGCGTACGCGGCATGCGGCGCATGATCGAAGGCTATATACCGGCCATGTCGGGTCAGTTTTACCGTTTCGATGGCAGCGTAATTCCGTGGTGA
- a CDS encoding PA0069 family radical SAM protein produces the protein MSKRPPLPPRGRGALSNPDNRYSQFSSEWIDDGWGSLEQLETKIPTTLHVDASRSVISYNQSPDIPFDRSINPYRGCEHGCVYCFARPTHAYLGLSPGLDFETQLFYKPDAATLLRKELSARNYTPAPIALGINTDAYQPAEKKLRITREILEVLAECQHPVTIVTKSSLIERDMDILEALAAKNLASIAVSITTLDAALARTLEPRAASPQRRMETIRRLTAAGIPVTTLIAPLIPVLTDHELENILTEIRSAGAVDAGYVLLRLPHELKELFRDWLAQHAPLKAEHVMNRLRDCRGGSDYQAEFGIRMRGRGIFADLIAQRFHKAFKRLEFPGSEPLRSDLFRRPNPTPQLDLF, from the coding sequence ATGAGCAAACGTCCCCCCCTGCCGCCGCGCGGCCGCGGCGCCTTGAGCAATCCCGATAATCGCTATTCGCAATTTTCCAGCGAATGGATTGATGACGGCTGGGGCAGTCTCGAACAACTCGAGACCAAGATTCCAACGACACTGCATGTCGACGCCAGCCGCAGCGTCATCAGTTACAACCAATCACCTGACATTCCCTTCGATCGCTCGATCAATCCTTATCGCGGTTGCGAGCACGGTTGTGTTTATTGTTTTGCGCGACCCACGCATGCCTATTTAGGTCTATCACCAGGATTGGACTTCGAGACGCAGTTGTTCTACAAGCCCGATGCCGCTACACTATTGCGCAAGGAGCTTAGCGCCAGGAACTACACCCCAGCGCCTATCGCACTCGGTATCAACACCGACGCCTATCAGCCTGCCGAGAAAAAACTGCGGATCACTCGCGAAATCCTTGAAGTGCTGGCCGAATGCCAGCATCCCGTGACCATTGTCACCAAGTCATCACTGATCGAACGAGACATGGATATCCTGGAGGCATTGGCCGCAAAAAATCTGGCGAGCATCGCCGTTTCCATCACCACGCTTGATGCCGCACTCGCGCGCACCCTGGAACCGCGCGCGGCATCGCCGCAACGACGCATGGAGACCATTCGTCGCCTGACGGCTGCCGGCATTCCAGTGACGACCTTGATCGCCCCATTAATTCCTGTATTAACGGATCATGAGCTGGAAAACATTCTCACTGAAATTCGTAGCGCTGGCGCCGTGGATGCGGGTTATGTGCTATTACGTTTACCGCATGAACTCAAGGAACTGTTTCGTGACTGGCTGGCGCAACATGCGCCACTGAAAGCCGAACATGTCATGAATCGGCTGCGCGATTGCCGTGGCGGCAGCGATTATCAAGCGGAATTTGGTATCCGGATGCGTGGCCGTGGCATTTTCGCCGACCTCATCGCTCAGCGATTTCACAAGGCATTTAAACGATTGGAATTTCCCGGTAGCGAGCCACTCAGGAGCGACTTATTCCGGCGACCCAACCCCACACCGCAATTGGACCTGTTTTAG
- the cmoB gene encoding tRNA 5-methoxyuridine(34)/uridine 5-oxyacetic acid(34) synthase CmoB: MMGYEDLYRRLRVHSQLAKWGAQLPAQIDHILNTGHGDLPKWRAALEALPKINPDHIDFNTAAVTAGTAADCDVATRTTLEHALRQLMPWRKGPFSLLGLDIDTEWRSDWKWDRIAPHITPLTGRAVLDVGCGSGYHCWRMAGAGAELVIGIDPTLIYIMQYFAVRHFTGDHGVFVLPLALEQLPAKLEAFDTVFSMGVLYHRRSPLDHILELRDCLRPGGELVLETLVIEGDEGQVLLPEQRYAKMRNVFFIPSPPTLALWLRRCGFTDVRIVDVSTTTTAEQRRTDWMSFESLEDFLMPGDPSCTVEGHPAPRRATLVANRN; encoded by the coding sequence ATGATGGGGTACGAGGATCTCTACCGGCGCTTGCGAGTGCATTCGCAGTTGGCTAAATGGGGCGCGCAATTGCCAGCGCAGATTGATCATATTCTTAACACCGGTCATGGCGATCTACCGAAATGGCGCGCGGCGCTCGAAGCACTGCCCAAAATCAACCCTGATCACATCGATTTCAATACTGCCGCCGTCACTGCAGGCACTGCGGCTGATTGCGATGTTGCCACGCGCACGACGCTGGAACATGCATTACGCCAATTGATGCCCTGGCGCAAAGGGCCATTTTCATTGCTCGGGCTCGACATCGACACCGAATGGCGCTCGGACTGGAAGTGGGATCGCATTGCGCCGCACATTACACCGCTCACCGGTCGCGCCGTACTCGATGTCGGCTGCGGCAGCGGTTATCACTGCTGGCGCATGGCAGGTGCGGGCGCCGAGCTGGTGATTGGCATTGATCCGACCTTGATCTACATCATGCAATATTTCGCCGTCCGCCATTTCACCGGCGACCACGGCGTGTTTGTCTTACCCTTGGCGCTGGAGCAACTGCCCGCCAAACTCGAAGCCTTCGACACTGTATTTTCGATGGGCGTGCTGTATCACCGCCGCTCACCGCTGGACCACATCCTCGAACTGCGCGACTGCCTCCGCCCCGGCGGCGAACTGGTGCTGGAAACGTTGGTGATCGAAGGCGATGAGGGGCAAGTACTGCTGCCGGAACAACGCTACGCCAAGATGCGTAATGTGTTTTTCATCCCCAGCCCACCGACGCTAGCGCTGTGGCTGCGCCGCTGCGGTTTTACTGATGTGCGTATCGTGGATGTCTCGACCACAACTACCGCTGAACAGCGTCGCACCGACTGGATGAGCTTTGAGTCACTTGAGGATTTTCTCATGCCCGGCGATCCCTCGTGCACCGTTGAGGGCCATCCCGCCCCACGGCGCGCGACTTTAGTCGCCAACCGGAACTAA